The Pseudomonas eucalypticola genome has a window encoding:
- a CDS encoding efflux RND transporter permease subunit: MNLSGPFIRRSVATMLLSIAVMLLGGVSFGLLPVSPLPQMDFPVIVVSANLAGASPEVMASTVATPLERAFGSIAGVSNMNSRSSQGSTRVILQFDQDRDINGAAREVQAAINASRPLLPSGMRSMPTYKKVNPAQAPIMVLSLTSDVLQKGQLYDLASTILSQSLSQVDGVGEVQIGGSSLPAVRVEVEPDLLNQYGVALDEVRTTIANANVRRPKGFVEDGERNWQVQANDQLEKAKDYGPLIIRYQNGSALRLSDVARLSDGVEDRYNAGFFNDESAVLLVINRQAGANIIKTVAQIKAQLPALEAVLPASVRLNIAMDRSPVITATLHEAESTLLIAVALVILVVYLFLGNLRASLIPTLAVPVSLVGTFAIMYLWGFSLNNLSLMALILATGLVVDDAIVVLENISRHIDAGMAPMKAAYKGAQEVGFTLLAMNASLVAVFMAILFTGGIIEKLFREFSITLSAAIVVSLLVSLTLTPMLCARWLKPHVPGTENRLQRWSIRVHERLVRGYDRSLGWALAHRRLTLISLLVTIGVNIALYVVVPKTFMPQQDTGQLMGFVRGDDGLSFTVMQPKMEAFRRAIIADPAVLSVAGFIGGNNGTNNATILVRLKPIKARDVNAQQVIERLRKELPKVPGARLMLMADQDLQFGGARDQTTSQYQYIIQSGDLAALRSWYPKITEAFKKLPELTAIDAREGRGAPQVTLVVDRDQAKRLGIDMSTVTTVLNNAYSQRQISTIYDSLNQYEVVMEINPKYAQDPVTLDQVQVINSAGARVPLSSIAHYENSLADDSVSHEGQFASESISFDLAEGVPLDRATAAIERAIAGLGLPEDIIVKVAGTGDAFAAAQKGQPWMILGSLVLVYLVLGILYESYVHPLTILSTLPSAGVGALLSIYLTGGEFSLISLLGLFLLIGVVKKNAILMIDLALQLEREQGMGPLDSIRQACLQRLRPILMTTLAAILGAVPLLMGGTEGAEMRQPLGLAIIGGLVFSQFLTLYTTPVVYLYLDRLRHRVNRWRGVRTDASLETPL, translated from the coding sequence ATGAACCTGTCGGGCCCGTTCATTCGCCGCTCGGTGGCGACCATGCTGCTCAGCATCGCGGTGATGCTGCTGGGCGGCGTCAGCTTCGGCTTGCTGCCGGTATCGCCGCTGCCGCAGATGGATTTCCCGGTGATCGTGGTGTCAGCCAACCTGGCCGGCGCCAGCCCGGAAGTCATGGCCTCCACCGTGGCCACGCCGCTGGAGCGCGCGTTCGGCAGCATCGCCGGGGTCAGCAACATGAACAGCCGGTCGAGCCAGGGCTCGACCCGGGTGATCCTGCAGTTCGACCAGGACCGCGACATCAATGGCGCCGCGCGTGAAGTGCAGGCGGCCATCAACGCCTCGCGGCCGCTGTTGCCCAGCGGCATGCGCAGCATGCCCACCTACAAGAAGGTCAACCCGGCCCAGGCGCCCATCATGGTGCTGTCGCTGACCTCCGATGTGCTACAGAAGGGCCAGCTCTATGACCTGGCCTCCACCATCCTGTCCCAGAGCCTGTCCCAGGTGGATGGGGTAGGGGAGGTGCAGATCGGTGGCAGTTCGTTGCCCGCCGTGCGGGTGGAAGTGGAGCCGGACCTGCTCAACCAGTACGGCGTGGCCCTGGACGAGGTGCGCACCACCATCGCCAATGCCAATGTGCGCCGGCCCAAGGGCTTCGTCGAGGACGGCGAGCGCAACTGGCAGGTGCAGGCCAACGACCAGCTGGAAAAGGCCAAGGACTATGGCCCGCTGATTATCCGCTACCAGAACGGCTCGGCCCTGCGCCTCAGTGACGTGGCGCGCCTGAGCGACGGCGTTGAAGACCGCTACAACGCCGGTTTCTTCAATGATGAGTCGGCGGTGCTGCTGGTGATCAACCGTCAGGCAGGCGCCAACATCATCAAGACCGTGGCGCAGATCAAGGCGCAACTCCCCGCCCTGGAAGCCGTGTTGCCGGCCAGTGTGCGGCTGAATATCGCCATGGACCGTTCGCCGGTGATCACCGCTACCCTGCACGAAGCCGAGAGCACGCTGCTGATCGCCGTGGCCCTGGTGATCCTGGTGGTGTACCTGTTCCTGGGCAACTTGCGCGCCTCGTTGATTCCCACCCTGGCCGTGCCGGTGTCGCTGGTCGGTACGTTCGCCATCATGTACCTGTGGGGCTTCTCGCTGAACAACCTGTCGCTGATGGCCCTGATTCTTGCCACCGGACTGGTGGTGGACGATGCTATCGTGGTGCTGGAGAACATTTCCCGGCACATCGACGCCGGCATGGCGCCGATGAAGGCCGCCTACAAGGGCGCCCAAGAGGTGGGCTTCACGTTGCTGGCCATGAACGCGTCGCTGGTGGCGGTGTTCATGGCGATCCTGTTCACCGGCGGCATCATCGAGAAACTGTTCCGCGAGTTCTCCATTACCTTGTCGGCGGCCATCGTCGTCTCGCTGCTGGTGTCCCTGACCCTAACGCCCATGCTCTGCGCCCGTTGGCTCAAGCCCCACGTGCCGGGCACCGAGAACCGCCTGCAACGCTGGAGTATCCGTGTTCACGAGCGCCTGGTGCGCGGCTATGACCGCAGCCTGGGCTGGGCCCTGGCGCACCGACGGCTGACGCTGATCAGCCTGCTGGTGACTATCGGCGTCAACATCGCCCTGTACGTGGTGGTGCCCAAGACCTTCATGCCCCAGCAGGACACCGGGCAGCTGATGGGCTTCGTGCGCGGCGATGACGGCCTGTCGTTCACCGTCATGCAGCCGAAGATGGAAGCCTTCCGGCGGGCGATCATCGCCGACCCGGCGGTGCTCAGCGTGGCCGGCTTCATTGGCGGCAACAACGGCACCAACAACGCCACCATCCTGGTGCGCCTCAAACCCATCAAGGCGCGTGACGTCAACGCCCAGCAGGTCATCGAACGCCTGCGCAAGGAGCTGCCCAAGGTGCCCGGCGCACGGTTGATGCTGATGGCCGACCAGGACCTGCAGTTCGGCGGGGCCCGCGACCAGACCACCTCCCAGTACCAGTACATCATCCAGAGCGGTGACCTGGCGGCATTGCGTAGCTGGTACCCGAAGATCACCGAGGCGTTCAAGAAACTGCCTGAACTGACCGCCATCGATGCCCGCGAAGGCCGCGGCGCGCCCCAGGTGACCCTGGTGGTGGACCGCGACCAGGCCAAGCGCCTGGGCATCGACATGAGCACCGTGACCACCGTGCTCAACAACGCCTACAGCCAGCGGCAGATTTCCACCATCTACGACAGCCTCAACCAGTATGAAGTGGTGATGGAGATCAACCCCAAGTACGCCCAGGACCCGGTCACCCTCGACCAGGTGCAGGTGATCAACTCCGCCGGCGCGCGGGTGCCGCTGTCCAGCATTGCCCATTACGAGAACAGCCTGGCCGACGACAGCGTCAGCCACGAGGGCCAGTTCGCGTCGGAAAGCATTTCCTTCGACCTGGCCGAAGGCGTGCCCCTGGACCGCGCCACCGCCGCCATCGAACGGGCCATCGCAGGCCTGGGCTTGCCGGAAGACATCATCGTCAAGGTGGCGGGTACCGGTGACGCCTTTGCGGCCGCGCAGAAGGGCCAGCCGTGGATGATCCTTGGCTCGCTGGTGCTGGTGTACCTGGTGCTGGGCATCCTGTATGAAAGCTACGTGCACCCGTTGACCATTCTCTCGACCTTGCCGTCCGCCGGTGTGGGCGCGCTGTTGAGCATCTACCTGACGGGCGGGGAATTCAGCCTGATCTCGCTGCTGGGCCTGTTCCTGCTGATTGGCGTGGTGAAGAAGAACGCCATCCTGATGATCGACCTGGCGCTGCAACTGGAGCGTGAACAGGGCATGGGCCCGCTCGACTCCATTCGCCAGGCGTGCCTGCAGCGCCTGCGGCCGATCCTGATGACTACCCTGGCAGCCATCCTGGGTGCCGTGCCCCTGCTGATGGGCGGCACCGAAGGCGCCGAGATGCGCCAGCCCCTGGGCCTTGCCATCATCGGCGGGCTGGTGTTCAGCCAGTTCCTGACCCTGTACACCACCCCGGTGGTGTACCTCTACCTCGATCGCCTGCGCCACCGGGTCAACCGCTGGCGTGGGGTACGCACCGACGCATCCCTGGAAACCCCGCTATGA
- a CDS encoding MdtB/MuxB family multidrug efflux RND transporter permease subunit: MNLSRLFILRPVATTLSMLAIVLAGLIAYSMLPVSALPQVDYPTIRVMTLYPGASPQVMTSAVTAPLERQFGQMPGLSQMASTSSGGASVLTLRFSLDVNMDVAEQQVQAAINAATNLLPTDLPAPPVYNKVNPADTPVLTLAVSSKTMLLPKLNDLVDTRMAQKIAQITGVGMVSIAGGQRQAVRIKVNPEALAANGLNLADVRTLIAASNVNQPKGNFDGPTRVSMLDANDQMVSPEEYANLILSYRNGAPLRLKDVSTIVDGAENERLAAWANQNQAVLLNIQRQPGANVIEVVDRIKAVLPSITDNLPAGLDVTILTDRTQTIRASVKDVQHELLFSIALVVLVTFLFLRRFSATVIPSVAVPLSLVGTFGIMYLAGFSINNLTLMAMTIATGFVVDDAIVMLENISRHIEEGETPLQAALKGARQIGFTLLSLTFSLIAVLIPLLFMADVVGRLFREFAITLAVAILISLVVSLTLTPMMCARLLKREPKPEEQTRFYRASGAWIDWLIEAYGRKLQWVLRHQPLTLLVAIATLGLTVLLYMVVPKGFFPVQDTGVIQGITEAPQSISFSAMSQRQQDMARVVLQNPDVQSLSSYIGVDGDNATLNSGRMLINLKPLGQRSLTASQVIERIQPEADKLVGMRLFLQPVQDLTIEDRVSRTQYQFSLSSPDADLLGQWSARLVDALRQHPQLTDVASDLQDKGLQVYLVIDRDQAKRLGVNVADITNALYDAFGQRQISTIYTQASQYRVVLQAANASTVGPQALEQIYVKSTPSDSAITQTVSSTLTGTASALPVTNSTQVRLSSLAHIEQRQAQLAISHIGQFPAVMVSFNLAPGVALGQAVALIEQAQKDIGMPIGVQTQFQGAAQAFQASLSSTLLLILAAVVTMYIVLGILYESYIHPITILSTLPSAAVGALLALLLSGNDLGMIAIIGIILLIGIVKKNAIMMIDFALDAERTQGLDPQTAIYQAALLRFRPILMTTMAALFGAVPLMLAGGSGAELRQPLGLVMVGGLLVSQVLTLFTTPVIYLYFDRLARRWRKAPAEQAPA, translated from the coding sequence ATGAATCTGTCGCGGCTGTTCATCCTGCGTCCGGTAGCCACCACGCTGAGCATGCTGGCCATCGTCCTGGCCGGCCTGATCGCCTACTCGATGCTGCCGGTGTCGGCGCTGCCACAGGTCGACTACCCGACCATCCGGGTCATGACCCTGTACCCCGGCGCCAGCCCGCAAGTGATGACCAGCGCCGTGACCGCGCCGCTGGAGCGTCAGTTCGGGCAGATGCCCGGCCTCAGCCAGATGGCCTCCACAAGTTCGGGCGGCGCCTCGGTGCTGACATTGCGCTTCAGCCTGGACGTCAACATGGACGTGGCCGAGCAACAGGTGCAGGCAGCCATCAACGCCGCCACCAACCTGCTGCCCACCGACCTGCCAGCGCCGCCGGTGTACAACAAGGTCAACCCGGCCGACACCCCGGTGCTGACCCTCGCCGTCAGCTCGAAGACCATGCTGTTGCCAAAGCTCAACGACCTGGTCGACACGCGCATGGCGCAGAAGATCGCGCAGATCACCGGCGTGGGCATGGTCTCCATCGCCGGGGGCCAGCGCCAGGCCGTGCGCATCAAGGTCAATCCCGAGGCGCTGGCCGCCAATGGCCTGAACCTGGCCGACGTGCGCACCCTGATCGCCGCGTCCAACGTCAACCAGCCCAAGGGCAACTTCGACGGCCCGACCCGGGTGTCGATGCTCGACGCCAATGACCAGATGGTGTCTCCCGAGGAATACGCCAACCTCATCCTCAGTTATCGCAACGGCGCGCCACTGCGCCTCAAGGATGTGTCCACCATCGTCGACGGCGCCGAGAACGAGCGCCTGGCCGCCTGGGCCAACCAGAACCAGGCCGTGCTGCTGAACATCCAGCGCCAGCCGGGGGCCAACGTCATCGAGGTAGTGGACCGGATCAAGGCTGTGTTGCCGTCGATCACCGACAACCTGCCCGCGGGCCTGGACGTGACCATCCTCACCGACCGCACCCAGACCATCCGCGCCTCGGTCAAGGACGTCCAGCACGAACTGCTGTTCTCTATCGCCCTGGTGGTATTGGTCACGTTCCTGTTCCTGCGTCGCTTCAGCGCCACGGTCATCCCGTCGGTGGCCGTGCCGCTGTCGCTGGTGGGCACGTTCGGCATCATGTACCTGGCCGGGTTCTCCATCAACAACCTGACCCTGATGGCCATGACCATCGCCACCGGCTTCGTGGTGGACGACGCCATCGTCATGCTGGAGAACATTTCCCGCCACATCGAGGAAGGCGAGACGCCGCTGCAGGCGGCGCTCAAGGGCGCCCGGCAGATCGGTTTCACCCTGCTGTCGCTGACCTTCTCGCTGATCGCCGTGTTGATCCCGTTGCTCTTCATGGCCGACGTGGTAGGGCGCCTGTTCCGCGAGTTCGCCATCACCCTGGCGGTGGCGATCCTGATTTCCCTGGTGGTGTCCCTGACGCTGACGCCGATGATGTGCGCGCGCCTGCTCAAGCGCGAACCCAAGCCCGAAGAGCAGACACGCTTCTACCGCGCCAGCGGCGCCTGGATCGACTGGCTGATCGAGGCCTACGGGCGCAAACTGCAATGGGTGCTGCGCCACCAGCCGCTGACCCTGCTGGTGGCCATCGCCACCCTGGGCCTCACGGTGCTGTTGTACATGGTCGTGCCTAAGGGCTTCTTCCCGGTCCAGGACACGGGCGTCATCCAGGGCATCACCGAAGCGCCGCAGTCGATTTCCTTCAGCGCCATGAGCCAACGCCAGCAGGACATGGCCAGGGTGGTGCTGCAGAACCCGGACGTGCAGAGCCTGTCGTCCTACATCGGTGTGGACGGCGACAACGCCACGCTCAACAGCGGCCGCATGCTCATCAACCTCAAGCCCCTGGGCCAGCGCAGCCTGACGGCCAGCCAGGTGATCGAGCGCATCCAGCCAGAAGCCGACAAGCTGGTGGGCATGCGCCTGTTCCTGCAACCGGTACAGGACCTGACCATCGAAGACCGGGTCAGCCGCACCCAGTACCAGTTCAGCCTGTCGTCGCCCGACGCCGACCTGCTGGGCCAATGGAGCGCCAGGCTGGTGGATGCCCTGCGTCAGCATCCGCAACTCACCGACGTGGCCAGCGACCTGCAGGACAAAGGCCTGCAGGTGTACCTGGTGATCGACCGCGACCAGGCCAAGCGCCTGGGCGTCAACGTCGCCGACATCACCAATGCCCTGTACGACGCTTTCGGCCAGCGACAGATCTCGACCATCTACACCCAGGCCAGCCAGTACCGCGTGGTGCTGCAAGCGGCCAATGCCTCGACTGTCGGGCCCCAGGCGCTGGAACAGATCTACGTCAAGAGCACGCCCAGCGACAGCGCCATCACCCAGACCGTGTCCAGCACCCTGACCGGCACTGCGTCGGCGTTGCCGGTGACCAACAGCACCCAGGTGCGCCTGTCGAGCCTGGCGCACATCGAACAGCGCCAGGCGCAACTGGCCATCTCCCACATTGGCCAGTTCCCGGCGGTGATGGTTTCCTTCAACCTGGCACCCGGCGTGGCCCTGGGCCAGGCGGTAGCGTTGATCGAGCAGGCGCAGAAAGACATCGGCATGCCCATCGGTGTGCAAACCCAGTTCCAGGGCGCCGCGCAGGCGTTCCAGGCCTCGCTGTCGAGCACCTTGCTGCTGATCCTGGCGGCGGTGGTGACCATGTACATCGTGCTGGGCATTCTCTACGAGAGCTACATCCACCCCATCACCATCCTGTCGACCCTGCCGTCGGCGGCGGTGGGCGCCTTGCTGGCGCTGCTGCTCAGTGGCAATGACCTGGGCATGATCGCCATCATCGGCATCATCCTGCTGATTGGTATCGTCAAGAAGAACGCGATCATGATGATCGACTTCGCCCTGGACGCGGAGCGCACCCAGGGCCTGGACCCGCAGACCGCCATCTACCAGGCGGCCCTGCTGCGTTTCCGGCCTATCCTGATGACCACCATGGCGGCGTTGTTCGGCGCCGTGCCGCTGATGCTGGCCGGTGGCTCGGGCGCGGAGCTGCGCCAGCCGCTGGGCCTGGTGATGGTCGGCGGGCTGCTGGTGAGCCAGGTGCTGACGCTGTTCACCACGCCGGTGATCTACCTGTACTTCGACCGCCTGGCGCGGCGCTGGCGCAAGGCCCCGGCAGAGCAGGCACCGGCATGA
- a CDS encoding efflux transporter outer membrane subunit produces the protein MNDRPTPTVLRPMTCQMATVRGSRRLNLSLSALMFSGLLLGGCAVGPDYQRPEIAPPAQFKAAQGWRQAQPSDALARGAWWELYGDAQLNGLVERLNRSNQTVAQYEAQYRQAQALVKSARGAFFPTVDLSAGKTRSAQGAGSSSSSLSSASSGIRNTYSTQASVSWEADVWGKLRRGLEADKGSAQASLADLAAMRLSLQSELVQNYLQLRVIDQQKRLLQATVEAYQRSLTMTQNQYKAGVSGADAVAQAQTQLRTTQADLVDLAWQRAQYENAIAVLMGVTPADFSLAETDSIPALPQIPVQVPSQWLERRPDIAAAERSVMAANANIGVAKSAYYPDLTLSLSGGYSSSTFANWLTLPNRFWSVGPQLAGTLFDGGQRSAEVDRTEAVYDQTVAQYRQTVLNGFQEVENYMVQLKVYEDEAQVRQQALESARESLRLTTNQYKAGLIAYLDVVTVQATALSNERTVLNVLQSRLVASVQLIAALGGGWGGQMDLVDTP, from the coding sequence ATGAACGACCGCCCGACGCCGACCGTGCTGCGCCCCATGACTTGCCAGATGGCCACCGTGCGTGGCTCGCGGCGGCTGAACCTGAGCCTCAGCGCGCTGATGTTCAGCGGCCTGCTGCTGGGCGGCTGCGCCGTGGGCCCTGACTACCAGCGCCCTGAAATCGCGCCGCCGGCGCAGTTCAAGGCGGCGCAGGGCTGGCGCCAGGCGCAGCCCAGCGACGCGTTGGCCCGCGGTGCCTGGTGGGAACTGTACGGTGACGCGCAGCTCAACGGCCTAGTGGAGCGGCTCAACCGTTCCAACCAGACCGTGGCCCAGTACGAGGCGCAATACCGTCAGGCTCAGGCCCTGGTGAAGAGTGCTCGCGGTGCGTTCTTTCCCACCGTCGACCTCAGCGCCGGCAAGACCCGCTCGGCCCAGGGCGCCGGTAGCAGCAGCTCGAGCCTGAGCAGTGCCAGCAGCGGCATCCGCAACACCTACAGCACCCAGGCCAGTGTCAGTTGGGAAGCGGACGTATGGGGCAAGCTGCGCCGCGGCCTCGAAGCCGACAAGGGCAGTGCCCAGGCCAGCCTCGCGGACCTGGCCGCCATGCGCCTGAGCCTGCAGTCCGAGCTGGTGCAGAACTACCTGCAGTTGCGGGTCATCGACCAGCAGAAGCGCCTGCTCCAGGCCACGGTGGAGGCCTACCAGCGCTCGCTGACCATGACCCAGAACCAGTACAAGGCGGGGGTGTCCGGCGCCGACGCCGTGGCCCAGGCGCAGACGCAATTGCGCACGACCCAGGCCGACCTGGTGGACCTGGCCTGGCAGCGCGCCCAATACGAGAACGCCATCGCCGTGCTGATGGGGGTGACCCCAGCCGATTTCAGCCTGGCCGAAACCGACAGCATCCCGGCTCTGCCGCAGATTCCTGTGCAAGTGCCCTCCCAGTGGCTGGAGCGGCGGCCCGACATTGCCGCGGCCGAGCGCTCGGTCATGGCCGCCAATGCCAACATCGGCGTGGCCAAGAGCGCCTACTACCCCGACCTGACCCTGAGCCTGTCCGGTGGCTACAGCAGCAGTACCTTCGCCAATTGGCTGACCCTGCCCAACCGCTTCTGGTCGGTTGGCCCGCAATTGGCTGGGACCCTGTTCGACGGTGGCCAGCGCTCGGCGGAAGTGGACCGTACCGAGGCCGTCTACGACCAGACCGTGGCCCAGTACCGGCAGACCGTGCTCAACGGTTTTCAGGAAGTGGAAAACTACATGGTCCAGCTCAAGGTGTATGAGGACGAGGCCCAGGTTCGCCAGCAGGCGCTGGAGTCAGCGCGCGAGTCATTGCGCCTGACCACCAACCAGTACAAGGCCGGGTTGATCGCCTACCTGGATGTTGTCACCGTGCAGGCGACCGCGCTGAGCAACGAACGCACGGTGTTGAATGTGTTGCAGAGCCGACTGGTGGCCAGCGTGCAGTTGATCGCGGCGCTGGGTGGCGGCTGGGGTGGGCAGATGGATTTGGTGGATACGCCTTGA